The following proteins come from a genomic window of Dehalobacter sp.:
- a CDS encoding ATP-binding protein: MKQDIQTELVPLKFGENFFSDHAGRIITDPQIAIVELVANSWDAGSGKVEICWPEGLTGQFEIVDDGEGMTEEEFKKRWTTFNYNRRQWQGAFVECIQDKRRRKVYGRNGKGRHSLFCFSDKYHVETWKAGVKSTFEVNKQNHGEEPYRVKQIKKIGSEGHGTRISCIVQRNYINTAEVKKLLGSKFIVDPSFKIYVNNEKIELEDLLKYADHHQRSLPRYGIVHIHIIDSEKVGRLSTQHGVAYWVNRRLVGEHTWKNFENIYLDGRSKAAKRYSIIVEADILEEEVLADWTWFKDTPKTTEVISAINQFILDTIQEIVKDVRSEAKKDVLTEHRTKLRYMGNFGREQVGRFVDQVQMVCPSMKQRHLIDIVEIVANMEMARSGYKLLEQLAETSPNDIDRLSDILSEWSITEAKIVLDELRRRIKLIERMEVLVDDPTADEVHELLPLFEEGLWIFGPEYEGVKYLPNRQIRTIIKQFFGKEVICDSQRRPDIIALPDSSLSAYTCDDFGSEGEIIGFSKVLTIELKRGKVKITNKERRQAEDYAELIFDSKQLSPTTKTQSFVLGTSVSCGDHKDDVRNIQVSPLPYSIVLRKAKARIFNLMERIKMNKEFVEIDDPEISEIISQTTINQADTGI; encoded by the coding sequence ATGAAACAAGACATCCAAACTGAGTTAGTTCCGTTAAAATTTGGTGAGAATTTTTTTTCTGATCACGCAGGCAGAATAATTACCGATCCTCAAATAGCCATTGTTGAACTCGTTGCAAATAGTTGGGATGCAGGTTCGGGAAAAGTGGAAATATGTTGGCCGGAGGGATTAACTGGTCAGTTCGAAATAGTAGATGACGGAGAGGGGATGACAGAGGAGGAGTTCAAAAAAAGATGGACGACGTTCAACTATAATCGCCGGCAATGGCAAGGCGCATTTGTAGAATGTATACAGGACAAAAGGAGAAGAAAAGTTTATGGTAGGAACGGAAAAGGTCGACATAGTCTCTTTTGTTTTTCAGATAAATACCACGTTGAAACTTGGAAAGCGGGCGTCAAATCAACGTTCGAAGTGAATAAGCAAAACCACGGTGAAGAGCCATATCGTGTTAAACAGATAAAGAAAATTGGTTCAGAGGGTCATGGAACCAGGATCAGCTGTATAGTTCAGAGAAATTATATAAACACAGCGGAAGTTAAGAAACTCTTAGGATCGAAGTTTATCGTTGACCCTTCTTTTAAGATATACGTCAATAATGAAAAGATTGAGCTCGAAGACCTTTTGAAATATGCCGACCATCATCAGCGCTCGCTGCCAAGGTATGGAATAGTACATATTCACATAATCGATAGCGAGAAGGTTGGCAGACTGAGTACACAGCATGGTGTGGCGTATTGGGTCAATAGACGGCTAGTAGGAGAGCACACTTGGAAAAATTTTGAGAACATTTACCTTGATGGAAGATCTAAAGCAGCTAAACGTTATTCGATAATTGTCGAGGCAGATATTTTAGAAGAGGAAGTTTTAGCAGATTGGACTTGGTTTAAAGACACTCCAAAAACAACAGAAGTGATCTCAGCAATCAATCAATTTATTTTAGATACAATTCAAGAAATTGTGAAAGATGTCCGAAGTGAGGCCAAGAAAGACGTTTTAACTGAACATCGGACCAAATTGAGGTATATGGGAAACTTTGGGAGAGAACAAGTAGGGAGATTTGTTGATCAGGTTCAGATGGTGTGTCCTTCAATGAAGCAGCGACACTTAATCGATATCGTTGAAATTGTAGCAAATATGGAAATGGCTCGTTCGGGATATAAGTTATTAGAACAACTGGCTGAAACATCACCAAATGATATTGACAGATTGTCGGATATACTGAGTGAATGGAGCATCACAGAAGCAAAAATTGTGCTCGACGAGCTACGTAGAAGAATTAAATTGATTGAACGAATGGAAGTTTTAGTCGATGACCCTACTGCCGACGAGGTGCACGAACTGTTACCTCTCTTTGAAGAGGGTCTGTGGATTTTCGGTCCAGAATATGAAGGGGTCAAATATCTGCCAAATAGGCAGATAAGAACGATAATTAAACAATTTTTTGGCAAAGAGGTTATTTGCGACTCGCAAAGGCGTCCTGATATCATAGCTCTTCCTGACAGCTCCTTAAGCGCATATACTTGTGATGATTTTGGTAGTGAAGGAGAGATCATTGGTTTTTCAAAAGTGCTAACCATCGAGTTAAAAAGAGGGAAGGTAAAAATCACCAATAAGGAACGTAGACAAGCGGAAGATTATGCAGAATTAATCTTCGATTCTAAACAACTTAGCCCGACAACAAAAACCCAGTCATTTGTTTTAGGGACGAGTGTCTCATGCGGAGACCATAAAGATGATGTCAGGAATATCCAAGTATCCCCATTGCC